A stretch of DNA from Acidimicrobiales bacterium:
GATGATCGGCGTGTAGTCGACCAACCACGTGGAGCGGGGTCGGCCGGGGCCTCCGGGGAGGAACGTCGGCGAGATGTGCTCGGCGTTCTCCGTCCAGCGCAACCGGAACTGGCGCCCGGCCGCGTCGACCCCGCGGACGGCCTCGACGGCCTCCTTGTAGATCACACCCTGCGGCGGCCACAGCGACGAGTCGTGTGTGTGGTGCACCCACAGCAGCTTGCCGTCGTACTTCCCGGAGTACCCGACACCCATGAGCGGCGACATCAGCGGCACGGTGTGCTGCGGGTAGACGTAGCGGCCGTCGGGGCGGAGGAAGTCGAACTGGGCGTCCTCCATGGCGTGGTGGCGGTAGAAGTAGCAGAACGCCAGGAACGCCCGGTTGCTGACGTGCACCAGGTCGCCGGGCTCGACGCCGGCGAAGCGCCGGACGTTGGCCTCGTCGCGGCCGTCGCAGGAGAAGATGTCCCCGCCGGCGTACATGGCGTAGAGCTGGCGGCCTTCGGCGGCGCCGCTCACCACCTTCACGCCCGTGCCGAGGCGGTAGCCGCCGTCGATGCCCTCGACCTCGACCGCCACCGGTAGGTCGAGCGCACCGGTGAGGGTGCTCATGAAGGCGATGTCCCTGACGACCTGCTCGGTGGCTGGCGTCGTGTAGTCCTCGGGGTGGTCGACGACGTCCTGCCCGCGGATCACCCGGGTGACGGGCAGGGTGACGTCGATGAGGTCCCGCTCGACGTACTGCGGCTGGTCGTGGCCGACGTAGCCGGGCCGGGTCCAGAACGCCGCGAAGTACTCGGGGTGCTCCTCCTGGAGCAGGTCGGCGATCGAGGTCCACAGCCACATCTGGCCCATGGGGGCGGCGATCATCGGCTCGTCGCCGAACGGGAAGCCCTGTTGGTAGAGGTGCGCGAGCTCCTCCCGCTCGTGGGTCTCGAGCCCGGCGTAGGGATCGCCGGAGCCGCCGGGTTCCATGGCGTCGATGACGCTCGCGACCTTCGCCCCCAACAGGCGCTGCACGTTGAACATGCTCGCGAACGACATCGTCTGGGCGCCCCGGATGCGTGCGGTGCTGCCGTGCTCGACGATCTCGCCGCCGCCCATGAACGGCAGCGCGCCGTCGTACACGTCGGGCCCGTACTCGAGGCACATGGGGGAGCGCCGGCCGCCGCCGCTGCCACCCCACACGTAGCTGTGGTGCGGCGCCGTTCCGTAGACCTGCGCGGCGACGTGCTGGGAGAACCGTGCAGACTCGATGCTGGCCCGGTGCCCGTAGATGGTGGGATCGTCCCCGGCCTTCTGGTCGACGTCGTCGGCGATGTGACCCGAGTTCGACTCGACCATGTAGGCGCCGAGGCGCACGACCATCGACAGGCCGCCTATGAGCTCGCCCATGAACCCCCCGAAGACGTCCTCGTGGCCGGCGTGGGCGCCCTCGAGGGGGTGCAGCATCCGACCCTTCCAGTCTTCGGCGGGCGGGAAGTAGAACGTGAACCGGGTGTCGGTGCCATCGAAGCCGCCGTGCACGTTGCGGTGCCGGAGCGGGTCGTCGCGCCATTCGTCCCGGTCGATGTAGGGCTTGCCGAAGAACACGTCGGCGACCTCGTAGGAGTCGCTGTCCAGCGTCATGGTGCTTCCTTTCGCTCGATAGTCAGGAGGAGACCCCGGCCTGCTCGTGACGGAAGTGGGCGGTGCCGAGGTAGGCGTCGACGACGTCGGGGTTGGCCCGGATCTCGGCCGGCGTGCCGGCACCGATGAGCCGGCCGAAGTCGAGGGCGTAGATGCGGTCGCACGTGCGCAGCACCATGTCGACGTTGTGCTCGACGAGCAGCACGGCCACCCCGCGCCCCTCGGCCAGCCGCCGGATCGTGTCGCCGAGGCGTCGGGTCTGGGCGTCGTCCAGGCCGGACGCCGGTTCGTCGAGCAGCAGCACGGACGAGCCGACCGCCACGGCCCGGGCGACGGCCAGCATGCGCCGTTCCGCGTAGCTCAGCTCGACGGCCTTGGCCTCGAGCCGGTCCTCGAGGCCGAAGTCGGCGATGGCGCTGCGCGCCGCCGCCGTGAGGTGGCCGGAACCCGGCCGGACGAGGTCGGTGACGTAGGCGAGGAGGTCCCGTCCGTCGCACGCCGCCTGGAGGTTCTCGAGCACGGTGAGGTCGTCGAACAGCTCCAGAGTCTGGAAGGAGCGGCACAGCCCGGCCCGGGCCCGGGTCTCGCAGCTCCAGCCGGTCAGGAGGGTGCCGTCGAGCGACACCCTCCCCGCGGCCGGGGTGACGAACCCGGTGATCGCCTCGATCGCGGTGCTCTTGCCGGCGCCGTTGGGGCCGATCAGCCCGACGACCTCACCCGGCGCGACGTCCAGGTCGAGGCCCTCCAGGGCCGTCGTCCCGCCGAAGCGGACGGTGAGGCCCTGCACGGCGAGGGCCTTGGGCGCCACCCGCTGGTCGCCCTCCCCGTCGTCCGCCTCGGTCGCGACCAGCCGGTGCCGGTCGGCTGGAGGGCGCCGCGGCAATGCCCGCCGCAGTGGCGACAACCAGAACCGGTTCAGCCTCCGGACCAGCTCGGCGACGCCGTCCGGTGCGATCGAGAGGAGCAGCAGGAGCCCGACCCCGCCCACGACGACCACCACGGTGGCGGCATCGCCGGGCGAGCGGTCCGCCAGCTCCTGGCCCATGGTGCCCGGCTGGAAGCCGCTGCCCGCCACCGGCCCACCCAGCATGCCGACACCGCCGAGGACGGCGTTCTGGAGCACGAACAGGGAGGTGATCCCCCCGAAGTCCCCGAAGGACAGGACGGACTGGCGGTAGGCGACGAGGATCCCGCCCACCGCGGCGATGCTCCCGCTGAGCACGAAGGCGTAGAGCTTGGTGCCGATCACCGAGACGCCGAGCGCGGCCGCGGCTCGCTCGTTGGTCCGCACCGCGAGGAGGCGCCGTCCGGCCCGGCCCCGGCGCAGGTTGGCCACGGCGATCCCGAGGACCACGAAGATGGCGAGGGCGAAGGTCGCGTAGCGCTCGGGCGTCGCGGTCGGGGAGAGGTCGACCCCGAGCACCTCGACCTCCTCGACCACGTAGCCGCCGCGGGTCCCGCCGGTGTAGGACGGGTTGGTGAACACGGCCGGCCCGATGGCGATGGCGAAGCCGAGCGTCACGATCGCGAGGTTGACCCCGCGGGTGCGCACACCGGCCAGGCCGAGAACTACGGCGACGGGGACGGTGGCGGCGATGCCGGCCAGCGCGGCGAGCTCGAGCGGCCAGCCGCGGGAGATGTCGAGCCACCCGCACACGAGCGCGCCGATGCCGGCCAGCGCACCCTGGGCGAGGGAGACCTGGCCGGTGTAGCCGGTGACGACGACGAAGGACAGCAGCACGACGGCGACGATGATCTGCACCTCGAGCGCGATGACCCACTGGTCGGAGAACAGCACCCAGATGCACAGCAGCGTCGCCCCGACCCCGGCGAGGATCAGCCCGGGCGCCGGCCGGCCGGTGCCCACCGCCGGCATGCGTCCGAAGTGCTCGTCCTTGCCGGCGACCGACCGGCCGCGGGCGATCAGCACGATCGCCACGAGCACGAAGGGGATGGCGGTGGCGAGCCCCGGCTGGTTCCAGTGGTCGGTCACCAGCTTCGGTGAGGTCACCAGCGACTGGGCGACCCCGATGGCGATGCCGGCCGCGGCGGTGACCGGGAAGGACGAGAAGCGCCCGATGACCGCCGCCGCCAGGACGGGGATCACGAGGAAGGACGCGCTCGTCGGCTCGAGACCGGTGATCGGGACCAGCAGGATCGAGGCCAGCGCGCCCAGCGCGGAGCCGACGGCCCAGTTCGCGGCGGCGATGGCGTTCGGCGAGACGGCGAGGGCGGCGGCCGTCCGCTGGTTCTCGGCCACGGCGGAGGTGGCGATCCCGAACCACGTGAACCGGTAGACCGCCCACAGCACCGCGGTGAGGCCGACGGCGAGCAGGAGGATGAAGATCCGGTCCTGACCCACCGAGGTCCCGAAGATCTCGGTGGCCGCGTTCGGCAGCAGCGACGGGACGAGCTTCGGGAACGTCCCGTACCGCATGAACGCGATGCCCTGCAGGGTGACCAGCAGGGCGATGGTGGCGACGATCCTGGTGAGCGCGGCGGCGCTGCGGAGCCGCTGCATCACCAGGACGTGGAACGCCACCCCCACCAACGCCGAGCCGCCGAACCCGAGGAGCATGGCCGGCGGCCACGCCAGCCCCTGCTCCACGTGGGATTCGAAGTAGACGTACGCGCCCACCATGCCGATCGCACCCTGGGCGAAGTTCACGACGCCCGTGCTGCGGTGGATCAGCACCAGCCCGATCGCCGCGAGCGCGTAGAGACCGCCGGCTCCCACGCCCAGGGCGGCGAAGCGGATGAGCTCGTCCATCGTCGACTCCTCGCTCGTGACGACCGGGCTCAGCCGATCGTCACCACGTCGAGGATCGGCTCCAGCGAGAAGTAGTCGTCGCTCAGCCGCTTCGGGACACCGTCGGTGATCTGGTACAGCAGTCCCCACGGGTTGAAGGCCCGCTTGAACAGCGGGTTCGAGAGCTCCTTCGGCGTCACCGGATGCACGGCCCCGCCGGCCGGGGCATCTACGAGACCGTCGAGCGCCGCGGTCAGCGTCTGCGGGGTGACGTCACCGTCGATCGCCGGCAGCGCGTCGATGATCAGCTTGGCCGAGGCCCAGCTCAACATGGCGATCGTCGTCACCTCGGCCTCGTCGTCGAAGGCGGCGATGTCCGATTCGACCTGGTCGACGACGGGGTCGTCGTCGCCCGGGTTGATCTGGATCTCCGAGATGGTCACGCCCTCGGCGAGGTCGCCCAGCTCGTCGATGATCGGCTGCGGGAACACCGCACCGCTGGCGATGAGCTGCGCATCCACCCCGCCCTGGACCAGGGCGGTGACCGCCTGGACCACCTGCGTCGGGGTCACGCTCAGCACGATGCAGTCGGCGTCGGCCCCCGCCAGCGCCGCCACCTGGGGAGAGATGTCGGGGGTGTTCTGCGGGATGGCCGAGCGCGCCACCTCCTCGACGCCTTCGAGCTCGGCGCCCTGCTGCACCATGTCGGCGAGGAAGTCGGCCCCGTCGAGGTACAGCGTGGCGATCTTCGTGCACTCGGCCTCACCCGCGGCCACGCCGAGCCCGGCGTAGGCGACGAGCCCGGCGCTGAGCGAGAACGCGTTCGGCGCCTCCGGGTCGGCGCCGCCGATCACGGGGATGCCGGCGTCGGTGAGGATCGCCATGTCCATGCCGATCTGGCCGAACGATGCGATCACCGCGGTCACCCCGACGTCGACGGCCTCGCGCTCGCACTCCTGGCTCCGGTTGGCGTCGCCCGCGCTGTCGCAGTGCAGCACCTCGACGTTGGGCAGCTCGGCCAGGGCCCCCTGCACCGCCGGGACGGCCTCGGCCACGGTGAACGAGATCTGGCTGGTCTCGTCGCCGATCACCATGACGCTGAACGGCCGCTCGTCGGTGACCGGCGGCGGTTCGACGGTTCCTGTCGGCTCAGCGGTGTCGTCCCCCGCGGTGTCGTCGTCGCTGCTGCACCCGAAGGCCAGAAGCGACCCCGTCAACAGCACCGCGCCGACCTTGCGTCGCGTCCCCCCCACCATGTTCCCCCCTCGATTGCTGTGGCGGCGACAGCCTGCCGCCGCCAGAGCGAGCATAATCAACAGTGTTGAAATTCGCAGGAGGGAACCTGATGGAGCACGACGATCGTCTGCCGGACGACCGACCGGTGGTGTTGGAAGCGCGGCGGCTCACCGCCGGCTACGGCCCGCTCGCCGTCGTCCGCGACCTCGACCTCACCGTCCGCGCCGGTGAGGTGGTCGCGCTGCTCGGGGTCAACGGGGCGGGCAAGACCACCACGGTCCGAGCCCTCGCCGGCGAGCTGAAGCCCATCTCGGGCGAGGTGTGGCTCGACGGCGCGCGCTGCACCGCGCCGCTCCACAAGCGGACCAGGCAGGGCTTGCGTCTCATCACCGAGGAGCGTTCGGTCCTGGTGTCCCTGTCGGTCGCCGACAACCTCCGCCTCGGCGGCCAGGAGCGGTCCCGTTGCCTGGAGCTGTTCCCCGAGCTCGAGCCGCTGCTCTCCCGCAAGGCCGGCCTGCTGTCGGGCGGTGAGCAGCAGATCCTGACCCTGGCCCGCGCCCTCGCCGCCGACCCGGCAGTCCTCCTCGCCGACGAGCTCTCGCTCGGCCTGGCCCCGCTCG
This window harbors:
- a CDS encoding branched-chain amino acid ABC transporter permease/ATP-binding protein; translation: MDELIRFAALGVGAGGLYALAAIGLVLIHRSTGVVNFAQGAIGMVGAYVYFESHVEQGLAWPPAMLLGFGGSALVGVAFHVLVMQRLRSAAALTRIVATIALLVTLQGIAFMRYGTFPKLVPSLLPNAATEIFGTSVGQDRIFILLLAVGLTAVLWAVYRFTWFGIATSAVAENQRTAAALAVSPNAIAAANWAVGSALGALASILLVPITGLEPTSASFLVIPVLAAAVIGRFSSFPVTAAAGIAIGVAQSLVTSPKLVTDHWNQPGLATAIPFVLVAIVLIARGRSVAGKDEHFGRMPAVGTGRPAPGLILAGVGATLLCIWVLFSDQWVIALEVQIIVAVVLLSFVVVTGYTGQVSLAQGALAGIGALVCGWLDISRGWPLELAALAGIAATVPVAVVLGLAGVRTRGVNLAIVTLGFAIAIGPAVFTNPSYTGGTRGGYVVEEVEVLGVDLSPTATPERYATFALAIFVVLGIAVANLRRGRAGRRLLAVRTNERAAAALGVSVIGTKLYAFVLSGSIAAVGGILVAYRQSVLSFGDFGGITSLFVLQNAVLGGVGMLGGPVAGSGFQPGTMGQELADRSPGDAATVVVVVGGVGLLLLLSIAPDGVAELVRRLNRFWLSPLRRALPRRPPADRHRLVATEADDGEGDQRVAPKALAVQGLTVRFGGTTALEGLDLDVAPGEVVGLIGPNGAGKSTAIEAITGFVTPAAGRVSLDGTLLTGWSCETRARAGLCRSFQTLELFDDLTVLENLQAACDGRDLLAYVTDLVRPGSGHLTAAARSAIADFGLEDRLEAKAVELSYAERRMLAVARAVAVGSSVLLLDEPASGLDDAQTRRLGDTIRRLAEGRGVAVLLVEHNVDMVLRTCDRIYALDFGRLIGAGTPAEIRANPDVVDAYLGTAHFRHEQAGVSS
- a CDS encoding ATP-binding cassette domain-containing protein, producing the protein MEHDDRLPDDRPVVLEARRLTAGYGPLAVVRDLDLTVRAGEVVALLGVNGAGKTTTVRALAGELKPISGEVWLDGARCTAPLHKRTRQGLRLITEERSVLVSLSVADNLRLGGQERSRCLELFPELEPLLSRKAGLLSGGEQQILTLARALAADPAVLLADELSLGLAPLVVERLLTAVRCAADRGTGVLLVEQQVRNALEVADRAYVLGGGKVVLEGGTRELRGRIEEIERTYLATAELLPARSGGHGASTP
- a CDS encoding tannase/feruloyl esterase family alpha/beta hydrolase, whose protein sequence is MTLDSDSYEVADVFFGKPYIDRDEWRDDPLRHRNVHGGFDGTDTRFTFYFPPAEDWKGRMLHPLEGAHAGHEDVFGGFMGELIGGLSMVVRLGAYMVESNSGHIADDVDQKAGDDPTIYGHRASIESARFSQHVAAQVYGTAPHHSYVWGGSGGGRRSPMCLEYGPDVYDGALPFMGGGEIVEHGSTARIRGAQTMSFASMFNVQRLLGAKVASVIDAMEPGGSGDPYAGLETHEREELAHLYQQGFPFGDEPMIAAPMGQMWLWTSIADLLQEEHPEYFAAFWTRPGYVGHDQPQYVERDLIDVTLPVTRVIRGQDVVDHPEDYTTPATEQVVRDIAFMSTLTGALDLPVAVEVEGIDGGYRLGTGVKVVSGAAEGRQLYAMYAGGDIFSCDGRDEANVRRFAGVEPGDLVHVSNRAFLAFCYFYRHHAMEDAQFDFLRPDGRYVYPQHTVPLMSPLMGVGYSGKYDGKLLWVHHTHDSSLWPPQGVIYKEAVEAVRGVDAAGRQFRLRWTENAEHISPTFLPGGPGRPRSTWLVDYTPIIEQSLVDLIAWVEDGVEPAGTSFEMSDNQVRLPVEAAARGGIQPVVSVAANGGIRADVGGGETVDVSLQAEMPPGAGFLTSVEWDLDGSGAYADKEPLDGTATSLERTVTCSFDEPGPHFVTARVAGHRDGDAASPWRQLHNVASARVVVT
- a CDS encoding ABC transporter substrate-binding protein; protein product: MVGGTRRKVGAVLLTGSLLAFGCSSDDDTAGDDTAEPTGTVEPPPVTDERPFSVMVIGDETSQISFTVAEAVPAVQGALAELPNVEVLHCDSAGDANRSQECEREAVDVGVTAVIASFGQIGMDMAILTDAGIPVIGGADPEAPNAFSLSAGLVAYAGLGVAAGEAECTKIATLYLDGADFLADMVQQGAELEGVEEVARSAIPQNTPDISPQVAALAGADADCIVLSVTPTQVVQAVTALVQGGVDAQLIASGAVFPQPIIDELGDLAEGVTISEIQINPGDDDPVVDQVESDIAAFDDEAEVTTIAMLSWASAKLIIDALPAIDGDVTPQTLTAALDGLVDAPAGGAVHPVTPKELSNPLFKRAFNPWGLLYQITDGVPKRLSDDYFSLEPILDVVTIG